A genome region from Meleagris gallopavo isolate NT-WF06-2002-E0010 breed Aviagen turkey brand Nicholas breeding stock chromosome 7, Turkey_5.1, whole genome shotgun sequence includes the following:
- the LOC104911765 gene encoding lymphocyte antigen 75-like: MAACINHKMQLVSITDQFQQASLAVQAALHDYPLWIGLFSRDGGKHYGWLDGKHVSFSRWSEDDEETSEECVYLDTDGFWKTSDCYSENRGAICYSSEKKNEKEQVTQVKCPHKIKNTPWISFRNNCYTFMITKNRWREMKSQEAHHLCKKMNPEAFVLSVRDEEENNFVTEQLHSFSGLAVWVWLGVIYDDSDNVLKWYDETHLTYNNWRLGRPIIKKNSFFAGVNLDGFWDIYNYSQSWQAHHYNVYSILACKIERGPQQHKPPLPEFIPHGDKTYRILQKKLTWYDAVRECKQNMSDLASVHSESQQLFLEDIVKQDGYPLWLGLSIHDGSKANFEWSDGSSFDYYPWELENSNMTENCVLLDTKGSWNRAKCTSIAEGAICYSFSNERQSEQNQVSQASGCSQLSGELPWIQYKDHCYAFDMAFYNFSVYNVEDAKKVCKKLSPSAALLTIGDAEENAFVSAHIKKNDLITRKVWLGLTQSSKGKKQQSL, translated from the exons ATGGCTGCATGCATAAATCACAAGATGCAGCTGGTTAGCATCACAGATCAGTTCCAGCAGGCTTCTCTCGCTGTTCAGGCTGCCCTTCATGATTACCCACTGTGGATTGGACTCTTCAGCAGAGAT GGTGGAAAACATTACGGCTGGTTGGATGGGAAACATGTAAGCTTCAGTCGCTGGtctgaagatgatgaagagaCAAGCGAAGAGTGTGTGTATTTGGATACTGATGGCTTCTGGAAAACTTCTGACTGCTACTCTGAAAATCGAGGTGCTATTTGCTACTCATCAGAAA agaagaatgaaaaagaacaagtaACACAAGTTAAGTGCCCGCATAAGATTAAAAATACACCCTGGATATCATTTAGAAACAATTGTTACACTTTTATGATAACAAAAAATAGATGGCGAGAAATGAAGTCTCAAGAAGCTCATCATTTATGCAAGAAAATGA ACCCAGAAGCATTTGTTCTGAGTGTTCgagatgaagaagaaaacaattttgttacTGAGCAGCTTCATTCATTCAGTGGTCTGGCTGTGTGGGTCTGGCTGGGTGTCATTTACGATGATAGTG ATAACGTTCTGAAGTGGTATGATGAAACTCATCTGACTTACAATAACTGGAGGCTGGGAAGACCGATCATAAAGAAGAATAGCTTTTTTGCTGGTGTAAATCTTGATGGTTTCTGGGATATTTATAATTATTCTCAAAGTTGGCAAGCTCATCACTATAATGTGTACAGTATTCTCGCCTGCAAAATTGAAAGGG gACCCCAGCAGCACAAGCCTCCACTGCCTGAGTTCATTCCACATGGAGACAAAACATACAGAATCCTTCAGAAAAAGTTAACGTGGTATGACGCAGTGAGAGAATGCAAGCAAAATATGAGTGATTTAGCAAGTGTACACAGTGAATCACAGCAGTTATTTCTGGAAGATATTGTCAAGCAGGATGGCTATCCGCTCTGGCTTGGGTTGTCCATTCATGAT GGAAGTAAAGCTAATTTTGAATGGTCAGATGGAAGCAGTTTTGACTATTACCCGTGGGAACTAGAAAACTCAAATATGACTGAGAACTGTGTTCTGTTGGATACTAAAGGATCTTGGAACCGTGCAAAATGTACAAGTATTGCTGAAGGAGCCATTTGCTATAGCTTTTCAAATG AGAGACAATCAGAGCAAAACCAAGTGAGCCAAGCCTCAGGATGCTCGCAACTCAGTGGAGAACTACCATGGATACAGTATAAGGATCACTGTTACGCATTTGACATGGCTTTCTACAATTTTTCAGTATATAATGTGGAAGATGCTAAGAAAGTCTGCAAGAAACTGA GTCCTTCAGCAGCCCTTCTGACCATAGGGGATGCTgaggaaaatgcatttgtgaGCGCacacataaagaaaaatgatctAATTACTAGGAAAGTATGGCTTGGACTGACTCAAAGCTCTAAGGGTAAGAAGCAGCAATCATTATGA
- the LOC104911697 gene encoding lymphocyte antigen 75-like — MNKRSPDSLGTWQWSDDKPVTSLVLPHDYLEDEYDTRDCVALKTFQFSRRSFWRYYFHEGRDLEFYFKPFDCEAKLEWVCQITKGSTPKTPEWYIPDEIGIHGVPLVVDGAELWFVPDKNLSFQEAISYCQKNDSELASVESYPKLRTILSQIEKLSNSEQKWWLKFIDYGYSYHSPLQLFPRFHDRSLRDCWYVSRKSWYRDYPVNCNMKLPFICEKNNASLLEKHDPSYRPVTGGCPKGWLRFRNKCFLKMKSEFLTFNAANEKCVTFGGSLPCISSQAEQDFITSLLPQMPRDIWIGLQFLFSTRENKWIDESRLLYSNFHPLLTGRLRKIPLDLFDEEFNNQCGVILNDPKSQYVGTWNFTACADRHFLGICQRPIGKSGESK; from the exons ATGAATAAGAGGAGTCCAGATTCTTTGGGAACCTGGCAATGGAGTGATGATAAACCC GTAACTAGTCTTGTCTTGCCACACGATTATCTGGAAGATGAGTATGACACGAGGGACTGTGTTGCTTTAAAG ACCTTTCAGTTTTCAAGGAGATCATTTTGGAGATATTATTTCCATGAAGGCAGAGACCTGGAGTTTTATTTCAAGCCTTTTGATTGTGAGGCTAAACTCGAATGGGTCTGCCAGATAACTAAAG GTAGCACTCCAAAGACACCTGAGTGGTATATACCAG ATGAAATTGGAATCCACGGAGTCCCACTTGTTGTtgatggagcagagctgtggtttGTACCAGATAAAAACCTGAGCTTTCAAGAAGCTATTTCCTACTGTCAGAAAAATGATAGTGAATTGGCCTCTGTGGAGTCTTACCCAAAACTCAGGACAATACTATCTCAGATAGAAAAG ttaTCGAACAGTGAACAGAAGTGGTGGCTGAAGTTTATTGATTATGGCTACAGCTATCATTCACC TTTACAGTTATTTCCACGCTTCCATGATCGATCCCTGAGGGACTGCTGGTATGTTTCTAGGAAGAGCTGGTATAGAG ACTACCCAGTTAACTGTAACATGAAGCTGCCCTTCATTTGTGAGAAGAATAATGCCTCCTTGCTGGAGAAACACGATCCCAGTTACCGCCCAGTCACAGGAGGTTGCCCTAAGGGTTGGCTTCGATTTCGGAATAAG TGCTTCCTAAAGATGAAATCTGAGTTCTTAACGTTTAATGCAGCTAATGAAAAGTGTGTAACTTTTGGAGGCTCTCTTCCATGCATCTCAAGTCAAGCTGAGCAAG ATTTTATAACATCCTTGCTTCCTCAAATGCCAAGAGATATTTGGATTGGTTTGCAGTTTTTGTTCAGCACAAGAGAAAACAAGTGGATAGATGAGAGCAGACTGTTGTATAGTAACTTTCACCCACTCCTGACAGGAAGACTGAGGAAAATTCCACTGGAT CTTTTTGATGAAGAATTTAACAATCAGTGTGGTGTAATCCTCAATGATCCCAAGTCTCAGTATGTTGGAACATGGAATTTCACTGCTTGTGCTGACAGGCACTTCTTGGGTATATGCCAGCGTCCTATAGGTAAGTCTGGAGAGTCAAAATAA